Proteins co-encoded in one Erinaceus europaeus chromosome 2, mEriEur2.1, whole genome shotgun sequence genomic window:
- the FOXL1 gene encoding forkhead box protein L1, with protein MSHLFGPRLPALAASPMVYLYGPERSGLPLAFAPAAALGASGRAEPPQKPPYSYIALIAMAIQDAPEQRVTLNGIYQFIMDRFPFYHDNRQGWQNSIRHNLSLNDCFVKVPREKGRPGKGSYWTLDPRCLDMFENGNYRRRKRKPKPGTGALEAKRARMETREPGAETQQPGAGGEEGSQGPAPSSLERAPACPSPLREGSSLPDAGDAVQGAGTVSQPASTLEGPASPPRPASRSSPKSKSFSIDSILAGRQGHKAVAAGQLPGAAKPQPRGSLGASLLATTSSLRAPFNASLMLDPHVQGGFYQLGIPFFSYFPLQLPDAVLHFQ; from the coding sequence ATGAGCCACCTCTTCGGTCCCAGGCTACCGGCTCTGGCCGCCTCGCCCATGGTTTATCTGTACGGCCCCGAGCGATCTGGGCTCCCTCTGGCCTTCGCCCCTGCGGCTGCCCTGGGCGCCTCGGGCCGGGCGGAGCCCCCGCAGAAGCCGCCCTACAGCTACATCGCGCTCATCGCCATGGCTATCCAGGACGCGCCAGAGCAGAGGGTCACACTCAATGGCATCTACCAGTTCATCATGGACCGCTTCCCCTTCTACCACGACAACCGGCAGGGCTGGCAGAACAGCATCCGCCACAACCTGTCGCTCAACGACTGCTTCGTCAAAGTGCCCCGTGAGAAAGGGCGGCCGGGCAAGGGCAGCTACTGGACGCTGGACCCTCGCTGCCTCGATATGTTTGAGAATGGCAACTACCGGCGACGCAAGAGGAAGCCCAAGCCGGGCACCGGGGCCCTGGAGGCAAAGCGGGCCCGCATGGAGACGCGGGAACCAGGTGCGGAGACGCAGCAGCCCGGggcggggggagaggaagggagccaggggcctgcgCCCTCCAGCCTGGAGAGAGCCCCCGCGTGCCCCTCGCCGCTGCGGGAAGGCTCTTCTCTGCCAGACGCGGGCGACGCTGTCCAGGGTGCGGGGACCGTAAGCCAGCCCGCGAGCACCTTGGAGGGCCCAGCGTCTCCTCCGCGCCCCGCCTCCCGCAGCTCTCCCAAGTCCAAGAGCTTCAGCATAGACAGCATCCTGGCCGGCCGGCAAGGTCACAAGGCGGTTGCAGCGGGCCAGCTCCCGGGGGCTGCCAAGCCCCAGCCCAGAGGCAGTCTGGGCGCCTCGCTTCTGGCCACCACCTCCAGCCTCCGTGCGCCTTTCAACGCTTCCCTGATGCTCGACCCGCACGTCCAGGGAGGCTTTTACCAGCTCGGGATCCCTTTTTTCTCTTACTTTCCTCTGCAGCTCCCTGATGCTGTGCTACACTTTCAATAA